AACAAAGGGAACCTAAGGTCCCCACTAGTCCGGCTAGCTAGTGAGCGGTTCTTTCGGCCGGAAAGCATGCCGGACCCTGCGGGCGGGCATCTCCCGCAACGCAAGCACTTGCTTTATCGATGATGATCGTTCATGGTATCCATAGCCTATTTCATTTTGTTTCTCCCAATCGTCTAGTCTGATCAACTCGACTTTTTTCCCTGACCGTGGCCTCTCACTTCATTTCGTTCTTGCCAAGTAAGCCAAGCCGGCCAGGCTCCCATTATTACAAATTATGACATAGGCTCAATTATTTGGGTCGATCTTAGGCGAGGCCCCCCTCCAAACTGCAAAAAAGGTCACAGCCTAAGCCATAAGCAAGTTGATTATTTGTGTTAAACgaaaatacaaatacaaactcaaaaataaaaaaacataaggAAACAAGAAGGCAAGAATTCCAAAGGGTTTTAGCAAATGTATGATAAATACGACGTCGCATAAGGATGTATTATCTACTGACTAGAGaagaaaatcaagattcaagaaTCAGCCATAACCATAGTTGGAGTTTTGTCTCAGCTCTTTGAGCAAGCATAGTGAAGAATGATGACCCATCTCTACAGCTTGGAGACATCAATCTCCGCCACCACAAATCTCTCTCTTTTTCACACCCCCTTTTCACCTTCCAATGCAGTGTTACCCTTAGCTTCTCCCAAATCTCTTGCCAGGCTTTTGGAGAATTCCAAAAAGTCAACATCAAGAACGCTAACTAGAACAAGTTCCAAAAACCCCACAACTAGTAATTACTTTGTTGGCTTTTCTTGTATTggtatctttttttttcctttcacttttcttgATTGATAGATATCTTGTATGGTTCTTGTTTAGAGGTGTTGGCCAGTGGTGTATCCAATGTGGCAGTAGAAGGAGAAGCTGATGTTGAAGTTGCTGAGGGGTATACAATTACTCAGTTTTGTGATAAAATGATTGATTTATTCCTAAATGAAAAACCCAAGTCGAGAGATTGGAGAAAATACTTAGTTTTTAGAGAAGAATGGAAAAAGTACGGGGATAGATTTTACAGTAGGTGTCGAACTCGAGCTGACACAGAAGATGATTCTcaaatgaaggaaaaattaaTTAGCTTGGCTAGAAAAGTTAGGAAGGTATGGTGAATTCCTTTTAATTCATATATTTCTGTTCAAGATTGAATATGAGAAGTCTGTTTTACTTTGAAAGGGCTTTACCTTTAGATATTCCCAAATTGTTCTTGATCAGGAATGAGTCATTGCAGATTGATGATGAAATGGAAAGGCATACTGACCTTCTCAAAGAGATACAAGAAAATCCAAGGGATTTGAATGCAATTGTTACAAAGAGGCGCAAGGACTTCACTGGTGAATTCTTTCGGCATCTGACTTTGCTTTCAGAAACTTATGACAGCTTAGAGGACCGAGATGGTAAAATGGCTTTGCTCATGGCTTTATTGTTCTTTTAGGTTTGATAGTTTTAGTTATGGGTTGCTGTGAAAGGAAGGGAATCGAAACTGTTCTGCAGCATGTTGCATTTTGAACTTCTCTTctggaaaaataaaatgaacaaTAGTTTCATGGCATATGATTTCAAGCTAAACTAGCTAGGGATGCAAAGGATTATTGCTTTTAGCTTCAGTTTGTTAAAAGACCATTGCAGGTTCGTTTAAGCCCTGAAGCTCAGTGTAACACGACTGGTCATTTGTCTCGCTTATGTGGTGCTTTGGCGCAAGCACTAAGTCATTAAGGTGTGTGCTTCAATGTCAATGGGATTTGTTCTAAAGAAGGAAACCTTAAACATAAATATAGCTAACTATATGATAAATCAATTGTTAGGGAAACATTATGGAAGAATATGCCATTGCAATTTACACAGAGCTGAGGTAGGAAGTTAGAAACTCAGAATAAGATAGATATTGACCAGCCTATAGTTTAGAATCTTAAACTTGCGTCTTTGCATTTGAATGTAAGTTTAAAATTGTTTTTGAACTTAAACTGACACCATTTCTACTTTATATATTTCCTTTAATTTTAGTTACTTCACTTTCTTGGACTTTCCGTTacatatattttaaacttttttcctCATTTGCACCTTTCTTCACCAAGGCACTCGCTTTAATCGTGATTTGTTGTTTAAGCCCCAAGAGACACTTCCAGTGTTTCTGCGTTACAAAACTGATCAGCCTGTCACAAGTCCTGTTTGTTACCTATAGTAACTAGTATCTGACTGACTATAGCTGTTTCTACAAAAGATTGTCTTGTCTAAGATGGTTTTGATCTCACTAATATCCCTTAAATGCTTTCTTATTCATAATCAAGATGAGATGTCTCAAAGCTGAACCCTGAAAACTAAAGCCAATCAGAATCTTTAGGATAGTTGCTCCATGGCTCCCTTTAAgtaatttatgtgacataaaAGGCAGGCATCTTTCTTATTGTCTTTTTATCTTTCAATAATGAAGTGTGATTTGTGTACTACTTTCTTTATCCAAATAATCCAACTATCGGGTTCAACCATGAAGCAGATCTACATGACGTTTTATATGATCTTGATACATTTTCTCAAGTTATGGATGGAGAAATGAgtaatttgaaaagaaaactgGAAAGCAACTAGAAATTGAGTGGTGATGTCACTTCGTCATTTTCTGTGAATTTTTTTGATTGAGCAGCATTTGCCAGACTTGGGACTAGATGCTTGTCTGCAGTCAGTGCTTATGACAACACACTGGAGATTGTGGGAACATTAGATACTGCACAGGCCAAATTTGATGACATCTTGAACTCTCCATCAGTGGATGCAGCATGTGACAAAATTAAAAGTCTTGCCAAGAGTAAAGAACTTGACTCTTCTTTGGTGCTGCTGATAAATGGTGCTTGGGCTTCAGCGAAAGAATCATCTACGATGAGAAATGAGGTACGGATATTTGTAGTCCATTTGATTCACAAAGACACGAACACAAAGATTTTTCCATTAATCTATTTCTTGAAGAGAAATGCCGAATTTCATCATATGTCAAGGATCTTAACTGATTTATCCATCCTAACCGTATTATGGAATGATTATATTCGTTTTGAGCACTTAGACATCCTTGAAGTGTTTTTTCTGTTATTGTGATGTTAAATAAGTagctttttttttaataatggtAACTTTTTCCTCTATATAACCACAGGTATACTATATCAATGTAGTCCCCTTTCAAAACATATTACAACCTAACAGACTCTATTTGTGCCTTTTGTCACAAATAGTCTAAAACATCAAAAAGGTCTTCTGCCTGTATTAACACTacttgtttacaccaaaaataataaagagcTAAACAATTCATCTTAAAAGTCTGTAATTTGATCTTCTTGCTCTCAAAACACCTTTGattcctttctttccacatTGTCCACCATATGCAAGCTGGGACAATCTTCCATATCGCTTCCTTTACTGTAGTGTTACCCACGTTTATCCAGCAACTTAGAAGTTGTGCTAGGTTTCTTGGTTTCACCCAAGTGATCTTTCTAAGACTGCTGAATATTCTCCATAGTCGATTTGTCCATTTGCAATGCAAAAAGAGATGGTTGACTGTCTCTGGCTGTTAAATAAGTAGCTTCAAATCATTGTTTTTGATGTTCGCATCTACGGATTGGTGGCTTATGTCCTTCTGGACTATAGGggtgttgattttggtctaaatAGCATAGCATATTCAAACTTAAGTTGGGTTGGTTGGGTTATAAATGGTTCTCAGCCCATCTTGACCAAACCATTTTGACTTGAACAAATTTTGGTCAGTTGGGTCATGTTATGTTTATTGACTCAATCTTTTTTTAACTCATCCAAACCTGACAAAATCCAACCTATGACTAGTTTCTAAACCCATTTTAATCCAAGCAAACATTGAGTGTATTGGGTCATGACCCATTTATGAAGTCTACCCTTTTTCTTGCGCCCCATTTAAGTCAATCCAACTTTTTGACACTGCTATTTGGATCtttagagcccatttggattagcttataagctgttttcagtttttttgagtgtttggctagccaacttaaagtcattttgtgcttaaaataagccccccaaaaaataattgaatttgtttgacttagcttatctaaaacagcttataagccaaaaaaataagttgggttaccctatttttttttgtagctATAATAAGCAGTTTTCAGCTTATAAACAGCTTAAAAAAAGTTTATCCAAACATGCTCTTAgtatctctttttttcttttttcctttttttggataaataagATAGGActgcttttcttttttgggaCTTGAGGATGGATGTACATTTTGCAGACATTCTTATGTTGAACAGTAATTCTGATTCTGTTTTGATTTAGGACACACTTTCCATGTGCTATATTCTGAAACATTTGACACCAATATGATGTACATGTCAAAATTCTATGCCAGTGAAATCATCACGTAACATACTATGTTGGGGAAAGGTTTATGAGAACTTGTAGCTCATACACAAGAAAACATTAGTAGTATGACGACGGCAGCGAAGAATATTATACTATATTGTAAAGAAAGTTTAAAACTTCATTCCTGAGCCTATTGGTTCccaattaagtaaaattaactCTCTCATTTTTCTGAAATTAAATTCCGTGTCTTGGTCTTTTTCTtcttactattttatttgaaggGGGCGAAAGGGAGGACTTAAATATGATTGTAAAACTGGAAGTTTCTTATTTGTAATGAAGTGAAGACAttcaacaacaaacaacaacatacccagtctAATCCCACAAAGTAGGTCTGGAGAAGGTAGAGTGTATGCATACCTTACCCTTCCTCAGAGGCAGAAATGAAACAAAGACATTCAGATGAAAATATGTTTTAATTGACATCTGTTGGTCGTGTTTGCATAAGTAGTTTGTAGAGTGCTCTTATCAATTTATCCTGGAAATGTTAGTAGTAGCTTTATTCTAGATTTTCTTCTGTTTTCCTCCTTTTCTTTAACTATATATGCCAATGTGACTTcagtaatttaaatcatatctgTCCCAAATGTTAATTATGTCCTATATTGTGCTTGAATTTCTCTCTCTGATGGAATCTTGTATTTAGTTGAAGTGCCTGATAATTTGTTAGAGCTGATGCTGACATATGGGTGTAGGTGAAGGAGATAATGCATCGTCTATACAAAGCTACACAGAGTAGTCTAAGGAGCATGGCACCAAAAGAAATAAAGCTGCTTAAGTACTTGCTAAACATCACAGATCCTGAAGAGCGATTCTCAGCATTGGCAACAGCTTTCAGCCCTGGTCATGAACACGATGCCAAGGATCCTAATGCTATTTACACGTAAGAGCTTAGTGCTTTCATGCATTTATTAAGACTCAAAACTGAAATCTTATATGCTTTCTTGTGTGGAGCAGAAGTCCAAAAGAGCTGCACAAGTGGATCAAAATCATGCTTGATGCATACAACATGAATAAAGAAGAGACTGAAATTAGAGAAGCCAAGCAGTTGAATCAACCTATTGTCATTCAGAGACTTTCCATTCTGAAGGAGACAGTTGAAGCAGAATATTTGGAAAAAGAAGCTAATACAGAAAAAGATT
The sequence above is a segment of the Solanum dulcamara chromosome 11, daSolDulc1.2, whole genome shotgun sequence genome. Coding sequences within it:
- the LOC129874096 gene encoding uncharacterized protein At4g37920, with the translated sequence MMTHLYSLETSISATTNLSLFHTPFSPSNAVLPLASPKSLARLLENSKKSTSRTLTRTSSKNPTTKVLASGVSNVAVEGEADVEVAEGYTITQFCDKMIDLFLNEKPKSRDWRKYLVFREEWKKYGDRFYSRCRTRADTEDDSQMKEKLISLARKVRKIDDEMERHTDLLKEIQENPRDLNAIVTKRRKDFTGEFFRHLTLLSETYDSLEDRDAFARLGTRCLSAVSAYDNTLEIVGTLDTAQAKFDDILNSPSVDAACDKIKSLAKSKELDSSLVLLINGAWASAKESSTMRNEVKEIMHRLYKATQSSLRSMAPKEIKLLKYLLNITDPEERFSALATAFSPGHEHDAKDPNAIYTSPKELHKWIKIMLDAYNMNKEETEIREAKQLNQPIVIQRLSILKETVEAEYLEKEANTEKDSKPEETVI